The region TCGGTAATCCAAACAGCACCACAATAACACTTGTCATAGCAAAAGCAATTCTTGAGTGATATTCAATCAATGTTGATGTAGGATCATTTCCAGCAGCTTGCTGTGACCTTTTCAATTCGTTGAGCTCTGTTAAATTCATTTCTGAAGGTCTTGTTTGTTTTTTGAGAATGTCAGACGGAGAAAAATTCAGATTTTCAATTTCCATACTTGTGAAATACTCAGCTTTTTGCTGTCGTCTAAAAAACTCTCTTTTGATCCCGTTAAAAGCAGTCCAGGTATGTTTAAGCGAATCATACTGCAAGGAAACTGCATCAATCCTTGATGTCATTTGTTTAAGATTATTTGGATCATAATCCTGAATGCTGACTCTGTTTGCCCGGTTTGAATTTACATCAAAAAAAGAAATACTGACAATTCTTTTTTTAGAATCCTGAAAGAAAATATTACTTCCGGCAAAATATAAATTCTTTTTTAAGTATTCCTGTTCAATACTCAGTTTAGTCTTATTTGCCATAGGAACAACAAACCCACTGAAATAAATCGAAAACAAACTGATAAAAAAAGTAGTGATTAAAAACGGCAGCATAAATCTGAACAGACTTACTCCACAGGCTTTAATAGCGGTAAGTTCACTAAGATTAGCAGCTTTACCAGCTGTAAAAAGCGCGGCAAACAAAACTGCTACCGGAGTCATCAGTCTGATTATTTCAGGTGAAAAAACAATATAATAGTGCAATGCAATTAAAGCAGGTACTTTCTGATCAATAAAGTCATCAAGGTTTTCCATTACATCAATAACAATAAAGATTATGGTAAATCCCAGTAAACCGAAAGCAATTGTTTGAATAAACTGTTTAACAAGATATTTATCTAGTATTTTCATTCTCAGTATAAATATCTTTTTGTCTGAAGCGTTTTGGTATTATTAATTTGAGGAAAGTAAAAGTAAGTGTCTTTGTTTCTTTGTTTGTTACGATGATAAGGATAATACCTGAGACTCCAAGTAAAATATTTGCAGCCCACATTCCTATAAATGGTGAAAAGAAACCGCGCTCCGAAAGTTTTTCACCGCCGATTAAAAATGCCCAATAAATAAGAAAGAAAAAAAGACTAATTCCTGCAGCAACTCCAAAGCCTCCTTTTCTAACCATCACACCAAGCGGCGCACCAATTAAAACAAAAATAATACAAGCAACAGGTAAGGCATATTTTTTATAAATCTCAACTTCATATTTTTCTATTTCTCTTTGGGTCCATTCCATCCTGCTAAAACTGGAAAGTAAAGTATTTTTATTTGTTCTTACTTTTTCAATTGACCGGTATAAAGTCAGCTCTTTATTTCTGCCGATGGTGCTCTCAATATTATTTACAACAGATTTTGAAGTATCTATGAAAAAAAGTTTCCTTGAATCTTTTATATACGAATTGTAATTATTTGCTAAAATAACTTTTAAACTATCTGTTATATACTGCATATCCTGTACACTTAATTCTCTTTCTCCTCTGGAAGCAGGTCCTGATTGCTGCAATGAAAACTGATCTCCCTTCATTGTAATCATATGTTTCTCAAATTCGAGTATTCTGTATAAAGTAGTATTCTGAACATCTGATTCGTGGATTTCACCGTGGTAAAGATCCATTATCAGTTTAGAAAGATCCTTAGAGAAAAATATTTTTCCACTGTCTGCCGTAACAACATTTATTTTTGCACCATTTGAGTGATCGTAAATAGTTATATGATAAAGCCAGTTTGTATTTTGGTTGATTGATCTTACAAGTATTGCATAGTTATCAACTTCCTGAGAGAAAAAACCAGGCTCAAGTGATAAAGTTGGTTTTGTACGCGAGATATCACTCATTAAAATTTTAGCCTGATGATTAGCATCCGGCAGTACATCATTATTGAACTGGAAAAGAAGAACTGCCACTGCTACACTTGCAAGCAGAGGAGAAATCATCATTTTGTAAAGACTAACGCCGGATGATTTCATAATTGTTATTTCATTGTTCTGACTCAGACTACCAAAAGCCATTAATGTTGCAACCAGAGAAGCCATCGGAACAACTAATACTACCATCCAGGATAAGTTATAAACGATAAGCTTTACAATAACCCAGCTATCCAATCCTTTCCCAACAAGTCGGTCAGCAAACCTCATAAGAAACTGCAGTAGGAAAATGCATATAAGAGTTACCAGTGAAAAAACAAAAGGTAAAAAATGTGCTTTTAATATGTATCTAAATAAAATCATCAATCAAAGATACTTAAGCAAAAAAAGTTTAACAAGACTGCAGTTTTACTGTAATAATTGCTCTCAAATTATTATTTTTTCAAAGTCAGTTTTCAATTTTTTGTGGTGCTGTTAAAGTTTTTAGGAGCCAATCCGATTTAGATAGTTAGAAAGAAATCATTTTTATAAATATGGTGTTACAAATACTATAATACAAAGTATTTGCTACACTGATATCATATTGGCATCATTGAGTTTAGAAATAGGTAGTAATGTTATTACTGTTCACATTTAAATTATTAATATAAATTCTCAGGAAAGAGAGGAGATATTCAATTGAAAGAAGTAATTGATTATATAGAAAATAATAGGGACAAATATGTAGATGAACTTAAAGATTTTTTAAAAATTCCGAGTATCAGTACACTGCCTGAAAACAATAGTGATATGCAGACTGCTGCAAAATTCGTTGCTGATAAGCTGCAAGCAGCTGGTTTAAGCAGGGTGGAGATATTTCAGACAGAAGGGCATCCTTTGGTTTATGGCGAATGGCTCGGTGCTCCGGGAAAACCAACAGTACTGATTTACGGACATTATGATGTTCAGCCAGTTGATCCTATTGAACTATGGACATCGCCCCCATTTGAACCAACAATTGTTGGGGATAATATTTTTGCAAGAGGTGCTACTGATGATAAAGGTCAGGTTTATATGCACATTAAAAGTGTCGAAGCTTTCTTTAAAACACACGGTAATCCGCCGCTTAACATTAAGTTTTTAATTGAAGGTGAAGAAGAAATTGGCAGCACAAATCTTTCAAAATTTCTTAATGAAAATTCAAATCTCTTAAAATGCGATGCAGTTTTGATTTCGGATACAGCACTTTTTGCACCCGGTGTTCCTACAATTACTTATGGCTTGCGCGGTTTGTGTTATATGGAAGTTGAGGTTACTGGTCCATCAAGAGATTTGCATTCCGGAACCTTTGGAGGCGGAGTTCCTAATCCAATTAATGTTTTAACTAAAATGATTTCACAGCTTATTGATAATGATGGTAAGATTAAAATCACTGGTTTTTACGATGATGTACTGAAGCTGTCAAAACAAGAAAGAGAAAATTTTAAGGCATTAAAGTTTTCTGAAAAAAAATGGGCAGCAGCAA is a window of Ignavibacterium sp. DNA encoding:
- a CDS encoding LptF/LptG family permease; its protein translation is MKILDKYLVKQFIQTIAFGLLGFTIIFIVIDVMENLDDFIDQKVPALIALHYYIVFSPEIIRLMTPVAVLFAALFTAGKAANLSELTAIKACGVSLFRFMLPFLITTFFISLFSIYFSGFVVPMANKTKLSIEQEYLKKNLYFAGSNIFFQDSKKRIVSISFFDVNSNRANRVSIQDYDPNNLKQMTSRIDAVSLQYDSLKHTWTAFNGIKREFFRRQQKAEYFTSMEIENLNFSPSDILKKQTRPSEMNLTELNELKRSQQAAGNDPTSTLIEYHSRIAFAMTSVIVVLFGLPISANKRKGGVASQVGLNILVTFLYLVFMKISQAFGKNGALNPVLTAWFANFIFLAAAALNLWRARK
- a CDS encoding dipeptidase is translated as MKEVIDYIENNRDKYVDELKDFLKIPSISTLPENNSDMQTAAKFVADKLQAAGLSRVEIFQTEGHPLVYGEWLGAPGKPTVLIYGHYDVQPVDPIELWTSPPFEPTIVGDNIFARGATDDKGQVYMHIKSVEAFFKTHGNPPLNIKFLIEGEEEIGSTNLSKFLNENSNLLKCDAVLISDTALFAPGVPTITYGLRGLCYMEVEVTGPSRDLHSGTFGGGVPNPINVLTKMISQLIDNDGKIKITGFYDDVLKLSKQERENFKALKFSEKKWAAAIGLKNLTGEKGYTTLERIWARPTLDCNGIWGGFTGQGAKTVIPSKATAKISMRLVPHQDPKKIAKLFEKHIKKIAPKEVKIKVTSLHGGYPVITPLDDKATIAGAKAMQLAFGKKTVFMREGGSIPIVVEFANTLKASPVLMGLGLNTENLHSPNEHFNLNHFQLGIKSSAYFFKEYAQ
- a CDS encoding LptF/LptG family permease; its protein translation is MILFRYILKAHFLPFVFSLVTLICIFLLQFLMRFADRLVGKGLDSWVIVKLIVYNLSWMVVLVVPMASLVATLMAFGSLSQNNEITIMKSSGVSLYKMMISPLLASVAVAVLLFQFNNDVLPDANHQAKILMSDISRTKPTLSLEPGFFSQEVDNYAILVRSINQNTNWLYHITIYDHSNGAKINVVTADSGKIFFSKDLSKLIMDLYHGEIHESDVQNTTLYRILEFEKHMITMKGDQFSLQQSGPASRGERELSVQDMQYITDSLKVILANNYNSYIKDSRKLFFIDTSKSVVNNIESTIGRNKELTLYRSIEKVRTNKNTLLSSFSRMEWTQREIEKYEVEIYKKYALPVACIIFVLIGAPLGVMVRKGGFGVAAGISLFFFLIYWAFLIGGEKLSERGFFSPFIGMWAANILLGVSGIILIIVTNKETKTLTFTFLKLIIPKRFRQKDIYTENENTR